Proteins co-encoded in one Salarias fasciatus chromosome 4, fSalaFa1.1, whole genome shotgun sequence genomic window:
- the arhgap23a gene encoding rho GTPase-activating protein 23 isoform X9, producing the protein MPAAMLPCPAPAGSDWSFQNPVGVDCSSPEPRCIWLAVLRGTAGPPPAPAPSAMPTGHSQSFHLPRAKGRRDGLSSASDNPRPPMATRPGREGVGMGWKGPRTLVLHKNSQGFGFTLRHFIVYPPESALHTNLKDEENGNGKGCEKGRLEPMDTIFVKNVRDKGPAHQAGLCTGDRLVKVNGESVLGKTYSQVIALIQNSESVLELSIMPKDEDVLQLVSAYSQDAYLTGNEPYAGGAENLPPPPPLCYPRAKTTPLVGSPLSAPMGQNQLDNWSRWPGSSSPSSPLDNRSAVGSPASWQEGRAGEPGGVGHSSPAHRTEEIQYGMTSQQPQGQTRGRSYSSSSSSGGPLSSPLQVHYPNHHGGSSSQAPPRKSGPAWTSPPLPQVGHGRSERCQQALSDWYYSQQPERPGRSMQTRHRSYSQDRLIDSRRQQQRSGAWPHSASQDTLLLLQQSGPGPQGEPYWSYGDWEGGPGRGQQVSSYTRTRSENLLAQYDRHGRSLETLDRAAAGLVSPRFERPSWHQQASQPPPRTDVYPRPGGHFSAAQAAPPPPLRHSQPHSKHHAQAPPQPQQAAPQSRRLPAGQSVDDQPVGYRSYSPSFYRKTGRIMQQAHSFRDPSYSGPHLNWNPEGTAAPVAASAASPLASESPDRAYRPTNHERERVEAAEAAQTQEVVMRQKPPTGRRNAHGVRNPHYALAMDGLEPSLFSPDPKDSASSTPGSAGDAAPRKPNGSLAPLPIEDDSLASIPFIAITAERSKSCDEGLNTFREEGRILRLPKRVKSFFTDGSLDNLGTAEEVRSKRHSTSELGNITYSDVRREGWLHFKQILTEKGKKVGSGMRPWKRVFSVLRSHSLFLYKDKREAVLRGATIGGSAEDEQPISIRGCLVDIAYSETKRKHALRLTTQDFCEYLLQAEDREDMLDWIKVIRENSKTDSEELGFSRQALINKKLNDYRKQSPTAGKPDSSPRMPRMKPPFLLNKTENAAGAPRSPKPEGKEESSPPKSPWGINIMKKTKKAGPKAFGVRLEECQPGANNKFIPMIVEICCGLVEEMGLEYTGIYRVPGNNALVSLLQEQLNKGVDINPAEEKWQDLNVVSSLLKSFFRKLPEPLFTNDKYNDFIDANRMENASERLKTMKKLIRDLPDHYYHTLKFLVCHLKTVADNSDKNKMEPRNLALVFGPTLVRTSEDNMKDMVTHMPDRYKIVETLIQHCDWFFTEESDKDEKTPVDTEDVQPVPNIDHLLSNIGRTALLGEASDSTNSDSAKSKGSWGSKKDLTAKDFLTLSIMSAVTGRKRRKRHNARRVGSSTDDDSEHEPGKAGRLGAEEEEEEEEEEEEAESPVGDTAPRAEGEEDEEDEEEEEEEDEDEEVVEGGTKEEVEEEAAPAAAAGPPRRKEEEEAGGRPAAVLLSEEEGPAEGKGPRWRAPDDARSIVSGYSTLSTLGRSLGSEGRGDDADDEHSELVSETDNESGFASRSLTQERPDKTPASAPPPAAGAPPPRSFLYTHCKPPAVTPAGPPAPPAALTVTPDGGEGGARSATPSSSSFSSSSASQRLHSRPSFNSHKLIQCDTLARKKAKARSLDLLELSGAGPGEGGASPGQEPAPRGRRDASRTNPSSGSSQESLRPARPRAAPPPSEAASFAPAGPAGGRSLAEQVRARLLGSADDLRSVGLRKPLSPETRRKRRAWRRHTVVASPTEASEKRPPLAVTEFPLSPVAAGQGKAGPDHGPAGRQVPPSRFHQYL; encoded by the exons ACTTCATCGTTTACCCTCCAGAGTCCGCCCTGCACACCAACCTCAAG GATGAGGAGAACGGGAACGGGAAGG GGTGTGAGAAAGGTCGCCTGGAGCCGATGGACACCATATTTGTGAAGAATGTCAGGGACAAAGGTCCGGCCCACCAGGCGGGCCTGTGCACAG GGGACCGGCTGGTGAAGGTGAACGGGGAGAGCGTTCTGGGGAAGACGTACTCGCAGGTGATCGCCCTCATTCAGAACAG TGAGAGTGTGCTGGAGCTCTCCATTATGCCAAAAGACGAAGACGTGCTTCAGTTGGTAAGT GCGTACTCCCAGGATGCCTACCTGACGGGGAACGAGCCCTACGCCGGGGGAGCGGAGAacctcccgccgccgcctcccttATGTTACCCCCGCGCCAAGACCACGCCCCTGGTCGGATCCCCCCTGTCGGCGCCCATGGGCCAGAACCAGCTGGATAACTGGAGTCGCTGGCCAGGCTCTTCCAGCCCCTCGTCACCTCTGGACAACCGCTCCGCCGTGGGCAGCCCCGCCAGCTGGCAGGAGGGGCGAGCGGGCGAGCCCGGCGGCGTGGGCCACAGCAGTCCGGCCCACCGCACGGAGGAGATCCAGTACGGCATGACCAGCCAGCAGCCTCAGGGCCAGACCAGGGGGCGCTCctactcttcctcctcgtcctcgggaGGCCCTCTGTCCAGCCCGCTGCAGGTCCACTACCCCAACCACCATGGCGGCAGCTCCTCGCAGGCTCCGCCGCGCAAGTCGGGCCCGGCGTGGACCAGCCCGCCGCTCCCTCAGGTGGGCCACGGCCGCAGCGAGCGCTGCCAGCAGGCCCTCTCCGACTGGTACTACAGCCAGCAGCCCGAGCGCCCGGGCCGCAGCATGCAGACCCGGCACCGCAGCTACTCCCAGGACCGCCTCATCGACTcccgccgccagcagcagcggtCGGGCGCCTGGCCGCACAGCGCCTCCCAGgacaccctgctgctgctgcagcagtccgGGCCCGGTCCGCAGGGGGAGCCCTACTGGTCCTACGGAGACTGGGAGGGGGGCCCGGGCAGGGGCCAGCAGGTCTCCAGCTACACACGGACGCGCTCGGAGAACCTCCTGGCCCAGTACGACCGCCACGGCCGCTCGCTGGAGACGTTGGACCGGGCGGCAGCTGGCCTGGTCTCGCCTCGGTTCGAGAGGCCGTCGTGGCACCAGCAGGCCTCCCAGCCTCCCCCGAGGACAGACGTCTACCCTCGGCCGGGGGGCCACTTCAGCGCGGCGCaggccgcgccgccgccgccgctccggcacTCCCAGccccactccaaacaccacgCCCAGGCCCCCCCGCAGCCCCAGCAGGCGGCGCCGCAGAGCCGGCGGCTTCCCGCGGGGCAGAGCGTGGACGACCAGCCGGTGGGCTACCGCAGCTACAGCCCCTCGTTCTACCGCAAGACGGGCCGCATCATGCAGCAGGCTCACTCCTTCAGGGACCCCTCGTACTCCGGCCCCCACTTGAACTGGAACCCGGAGGGCACGGCGGCGCCCgtcgccgcctccgccgcctccccgcTCGCCTCCGAGTCCCCGGACCGCGCCTACAGGCCCACCAACCACGAGAGAGAACgggtggaggcggcggaggcggcgcaGACTCAGGAGGTGGTGATGAGGCAGAAGCCCCCCACCGGGCGGAGGAACGCCCACGGCGTGCGGAACCCCCACTACGCCCTGGCCATGGACGGGCTGGAaccctctctgttttctcccgACCCCAAagactccgcctcctccaccccgggCTCCGCAGGAGACGCGGCCCCGCGCAAACCAAACGGCAGCCTGGCCCCCCTCCCCATCGAGGACGACTCTCTGGCCTCCATCCCGTTCATAG CCATCACCGCCGAGCGCTCAAAGTCATGTGACGAGGGACTCAACACGTTCAGGGAGGAGGGACGCATCCT GAGACTTCCTAAACGAGTGAAGAGCTTCTTCACAGACGGG tctCTGGACAACCTGGGGACGGCGGAGGAGGTCCGCTCCAAGCGCCACTCCACGTCGGAGCTGGGAAACATCACGTACAGCGACGTGCGGCGGGAGGGATGGCTGCACTTCAAACAGATCCTGACCGAGAAGGGCAAG AAGGTGGGCAGCGGCATGCGTCCGTGGAAGCGGGTCTTTTCGGTCCTCCGCTCCCACTCGCTGTTCCTCTACAAGGACAAGCGGGAGGCGGTGCTCCGCGGCGCCACCATCGGCGGCTCGGCCGAGGACGAGCAGCCCATCAGCATCCGCGGCTGCCTGGTGGACATCGCCTACAGCGAGACCAAGCGCAAGCACGCCCTCCGGCTCACCACCCAGGACTTCTGCGAGTACCtgctgcaggcggaggaccgcgaGGACATGCTGGACTGGATCAAGGTCATCAGGGAGAACAGCAAGACCGACagcgag GAGCTCGGATTTTCCAGACAGGCGCTGATCAATAAGAAGCTGAATGATTACAGGAAGCAAAG TCCAACGGCCGGAAAGCCGGACTCGTCTCCCCGGATGCCGCGCATGAAGCCGCCGTTCCTCCTCAACAAGACGGAAAACGCTGCCGGAGCTCCGCGATCCCCGAAACCAGAGGGTAAAG AGGAGAGCAGCCCGCCCAAGTCTCCGTGGGGAATCAACATcatgaagaagacgaagaaggcGGGGCCCAAAGCCTTCGGCGTGCGGTTAGAGGAGTGTCAGCCCGGAGCCAACAACAAG TTCATCCCCATGATCGTGGAGATCTGCTGCGGCCTTGTGGAGGAGATGGGCCTGGAGTACACCGGGATCTACCGGGTCCCCGGGAACAACGCGCTGGTgtcgctgctgcaggagcagctcaaCAAGGGCGTCGACATCAACCCGGCCGAGGAG AAGTGGCAGGACCTCAACGTCGTCAGCAGTTTGCTCAAGTCCTTCTTCAGGAAACTTCCGGAGCCGCTCTTCACGAACG ACAAGTACAACGACTTCATCGACGCCAATCGGATGGAAAACGCGTCAGAGCGACTGAAGACCATGAAGAAACTC ATTCGAGACCTCCCCGATCATTACTACCACACTCTGAAGTTCCTGGTCTGTCACTTGAAGACGGTCGCCGACAACTCCGACAAAAACAAG ATGGAGCCTCGGAACCTGGCTCTGGTCTTCGGCCCCACGCTGGTTCGGACGTCCGAGGACAACATGAAAGACATGGTGACGCACATGCCCGACCGCTACAAGATCGTGGAAACGCTCATCCAACAC TGCGACTGGTTTTTCACCGAGGAGTCGGACAAGGATGAGAAG ACGCCGGTGGACACGGAGGACGTGCAGCCCGTCCCCAACATCGACCACCTGCTGTCCAACATCGGCCGGACCGCCCTGCTCGGGGAGGCCTCAG ACTCAACCAACAGTGACTCTGCGAAATCAAAG GGGTCGTGGGGGTCAAAGAAGGACCTGACGGCCAAGGACTTCCTGACTCTGTCCATCATGTCTGCCGTCACCGGGCGCAAGCGCAGGAAGCGCCACAACGCCCGCCGCGTGGGCAGCAGCACCGACGACGACTCCGAGCACGAGCCCGGCAAGGCGGGGCGACTGggggccgaggaggaggaggaggaggaggaggaggaagaggaggcggagtcGCCGGTGGGAGACACGGCTCCTCGcgcagagggagaggaggacgaggaagacgaggaagaagaggaggaggaggacgaggatgaggaaGTCGTAGAAGGCGGAACGAaagaggaggtggaagaggaggcggcgccggcggcggctgCCGGTCCGCCCCGCcgcaaagaggaagaggaggcgggaGGAAGGCCGGCGGCCGTGCTGCtgtcggaggaggagggccCGGCAGAGGGGAAGGGGCCGCGGTGGCGAGCGCCGGACGACGCCCGCTCCATCGTGTCCGGCTACTCCACCCTGTCCACGCTGGGGCGGAGCCTGGGctcggaggggaggggggacgaCGCGGACGACGAGCACAGCGAGCTGGTGAGCGAGACGGACAACGAGAGCGGCTTCGCCTCGCGCTCGCTCACCCAGGAGAGACCCGACAAGACGCCCGCCAGCGCCCCGCCCCCGGCCGCCGGCGCCCCGCCCCCACGCAGCTTCCTCTACACTCACTGCAAACCCCCCGCGGTCACGCCCGCCGggccccccgccccgcccgccgCTCTCACGGTCACTCCGGACGGCGGCGAGGGCGGCGCCCGCTCCGCCACGCCGTCGTCCTCGTccttctcctcgtcctccgcctCCCAGCGGCTCCACTCCCGCCCCTCCTTCAACTCCCACAAGCTCATCCAGTGCGACACGCTGGCCCGCAAGAAGGCCAAGGCCCgctccctggacctgctggagctgtcgggggcggggccgggagAGGGCGGGGCCAGCCCGGGCCAGGAGCCCGCccccagagggaggagggacgcCTCCAGGACCAACCCCTCCTCGGGCAGCAGCCAGGAGAGCCTGCGTCCGGCCCGGCCCCGagcggccccgccccccagcgAGGCCGCCTCCTTCGCCCCCGCCGGCCCGGCGGGCGGCCGCTCCCTCGCCGAGCAGGTGCGCGCCCGCCTGCTGGGCTCGGCCGACGACCTGCGCAGCGTGGGGCTGCGGAAGCCGCTGTCGCCCGAGACGCGCAGGAAGAGGCGGGCGTGGCGCCGGCACACCGTGGTGGCCTCCCCCACCGAGGCGTCGGAGAAGAGGCCCCCCCTCGCCGTCACCGAGTTCCCCCTGTCCCCCGTCGCCGCCGGCCAGGGCAAAGCCGGGCCCGACCACGGGCCGGCCGGGCGTCAGGTGCCCCCCTCTCGCTTCCACCAGTACCTGTGA
- the arhgap23a gene encoding rho GTPase-activating protein 23 isoform X3: MPAAMLPCPAPAGSDWSFQNPVGVDCSSPEPRCIWLAVLRGTAGPPPAPAPSAMPTGHSQSFHLPRAKGRRDGLSSASDNPRPPMATRPGREGVGMGWKGPRTLVLHKNSQGFGFTLRHFIVYPPESALHTNLKDEENGNGKGCEKGRLEPMDTIFVKNVRDKGPAHQAGLCTGDRLVKVNGESVLGKTYSQVIALIQNSESVLELSIMPKDEDVLQLVSAYSQDAYLTGNEPYAGGAENLPPPPPLCYPRAKTTPLVGSPLSAPMGQNQLDNWSRWPGSSSPSSPLDNRSAVGSPASWQEGRAGEPGGVGHSSPAHRTEEIQYGMTSQQPQGQTRGRSYSSSSSSGGPLSSPLQVHYPNHHGGSSSQAPPRKSGPAWTSPPLPQVGHGRSERCQQALSDWYYSQQPERPGRSMQTRHRSYSQDRLIDSRRQQQRSGAWPHSASQDTLLLLQQSGPGPQGEPYWSYGDWEGGPGRGQQVSSYTRTRSENLLAQYDRHGRSLETLDRAAAGLVSPRFERPSWHQQASQPPPRTDVYPRPGGHFSAAQAAPPPPLRHSQPHSKHHAQAPPQPQQAAPQSRRLPAGQSVDDQPVGYRSYSPSFYRKTGRIMQQAHSFRDPSYSGPHLNWNPEGTAAPVAASAASPLASESPDRAYRPTNHERERVEAAEAAQTQEVVMRQKPPTGRRNAHGVRNPHYALAMDGLEPSLFSPDPKDSASSTPGSAGDAAPRKPNGSLAPLPIEDDSLASIPFIDEPTSPGADLRARHVPASSVVSSGMTSAPAVATSPASPTFTFPLTRLFSHDCTITAERSKSCDEGLNTFREEGRILRLPKRVKSFFTDGSLDNLGTAEEVRSKRHSTSELGNITYSDVRREGWLHFKQILTEKGKKVGSGMRPWKRVFSVLRSHSLFLYKDKREAVLRGATIGGSAEDEQPISIRGCLVDIAYSETKRKHALRLTTQDFCEYLLQAEDREDMLDWIKVIRENSKTDSEELGFSRQALINKKLNDYRKQSPTAGKPDSSPRMPRMKPPFLLNKTENAAGAPRSPKPEGKEESSPPKSPWGINIMKKTKKAGPKAFGVRLEECQPGANNKFIPMIVEICCGLVEEMGLEYTGIYRVPGNNALVSLLQEQLNKGVDINPAEEKWQDLNVVSSLLKSFFRKLPEPLFTNDKYNDFIDANRMENASERLKTMKKLIRDLPDHYYHTLKFLVCHLKTVADNSDKNKMEPRNLALVFGPTLVRTSEDNMKDMVTHMPDRYKIVETLIQHCDWFFTEESDKDEKTPVDTEDVQPVPNIDHLLSNIGRTALLGEASDSTNSDSAKSKGSWGSKKDLTAKDFLTLSIMSAVTGRKRRKRHNARRVGSSTDDDSEHEPGKAGRLGAEEEEEEEEEEEEAESPVGDTAPRAEGEEDEEDEEEEEEEDEDEEVVEGGTKEEVEEEAAPAAAAGPPRRKEEEEAGGRPAAVLLSEEEGPAEGKGPRWRAPDDARSIVSGYSTLSTLGRSLGSEGRGDDADDEHSELVSETDNESGFASRSLTQERPDKTPASAPPPAAGAPPPRSFLYTHCKPPAVTPAGPPAPPAALTVTPDGGEGGARSATPSSSSFSSSSASQRLHSRPSFNSHKLIQCDTLARKKAKARSLDLLELSGAGPGEGGASPGQEPAPRGRRDASRTNPSSGSSQESLRPARPRAAPPPSEAASFAPAGPAGGRSLAEQVRARLLGSADDLRSVGLRKPLSPETRRKRRAWRRHTVVASPTEASEKRPPLAVTEFPLSPVAAGQGKAGPDHGPAGRQVPPSRFHQYL, from the exons ACTTCATCGTTTACCCTCCAGAGTCCGCCCTGCACACCAACCTCAAG GATGAGGAGAACGGGAACGGGAAGG GGTGTGAGAAAGGTCGCCTGGAGCCGATGGACACCATATTTGTGAAGAATGTCAGGGACAAAGGTCCGGCCCACCAGGCGGGCCTGTGCACAG GGGACCGGCTGGTGAAGGTGAACGGGGAGAGCGTTCTGGGGAAGACGTACTCGCAGGTGATCGCCCTCATTCAGAACAG TGAGAGTGTGCTGGAGCTCTCCATTATGCCAAAAGACGAAGACGTGCTTCAGTTGGTAAGT GCGTACTCCCAGGATGCCTACCTGACGGGGAACGAGCCCTACGCCGGGGGAGCGGAGAacctcccgccgccgcctcccttATGTTACCCCCGCGCCAAGACCACGCCCCTGGTCGGATCCCCCCTGTCGGCGCCCATGGGCCAGAACCAGCTGGATAACTGGAGTCGCTGGCCAGGCTCTTCCAGCCCCTCGTCACCTCTGGACAACCGCTCCGCCGTGGGCAGCCCCGCCAGCTGGCAGGAGGGGCGAGCGGGCGAGCCCGGCGGCGTGGGCCACAGCAGTCCGGCCCACCGCACGGAGGAGATCCAGTACGGCATGACCAGCCAGCAGCCTCAGGGCCAGACCAGGGGGCGCTCctactcttcctcctcgtcctcgggaGGCCCTCTGTCCAGCCCGCTGCAGGTCCACTACCCCAACCACCATGGCGGCAGCTCCTCGCAGGCTCCGCCGCGCAAGTCGGGCCCGGCGTGGACCAGCCCGCCGCTCCCTCAGGTGGGCCACGGCCGCAGCGAGCGCTGCCAGCAGGCCCTCTCCGACTGGTACTACAGCCAGCAGCCCGAGCGCCCGGGCCGCAGCATGCAGACCCGGCACCGCAGCTACTCCCAGGACCGCCTCATCGACTcccgccgccagcagcagcggtCGGGCGCCTGGCCGCACAGCGCCTCCCAGgacaccctgctgctgctgcagcagtccgGGCCCGGTCCGCAGGGGGAGCCCTACTGGTCCTACGGAGACTGGGAGGGGGGCCCGGGCAGGGGCCAGCAGGTCTCCAGCTACACACGGACGCGCTCGGAGAACCTCCTGGCCCAGTACGACCGCCACGGCCGCTCGCTGGAGACGTTGGACCGGGCGGCAGCTGGCCTGGTCTCGCCTCGGTTCGAGAGGCCGTCGTGGCACCAGCAGGCCTCCCAGCCTCCCCCGAGGACAGACGTCTACCCTCGGCCGGGGGGCCACTTCAGCGCGGCGCaggccgcgccgccgccgccgctccggcacTCCCAGccccactccaaacaccacgCCCAGGCCCCCCCGCAGCCCCAGCAGGCGGCGCCGCAGAGCCGGCGGCTTCCCGCGGGGCAGAGCGTGGACGACCAGCCGGTGGGCTACCGCAGCTACAGCCCCTCGTTCTACCGCAAGACGGGCCGCATCATGCAGCAGGCTCACTCCTTCAGGGACCCCTCGTACTCCGGCCCCCACTTGAACTGGAACCCGGAGGGCACGGCGGCGCCCgtcgccgcctccgccgcctccccgcTCGCCTCCGAGTCCCCGGACCGCGCCTACAGGCCCACCAACCACGAGAGAGAACgggtggaggcggcggaggcggcgcaGACTCAGGAGGTGGTGATGAGGCAGAAGCCCCCCACCGGGCGGAGGAACGCCCACGGCGTGCGGAACCCCCACTACGCCCTGGCCATGGACGGGCTGGAaccctctctgttttctcccgACCCCAAagactccgcctcctccaccccgggCTCCGCAGGAGACGCGGCCCCGCGCAAACCAAACGGCAGCCTGGCCCCCCTCCCCATCGAGGACGACTCTCTGGCCTCCATCCCGTTCATAG ACGAGCCAACCAGCCCCGGCGCTGACTTGCGCGCCCGCCACGTGCCGGCGTCCTCCGTGGTGTCCAGCGGCATGACTTCTGCGCCCGCCGTGGCCACCAGCCCCGCCTCCCCCACCTTCACCTTTCCCCTCACTAGGCTCTTCTCACACGACTGCA CCATCACCGCCGAGCGCTCAAAGTCATGTGACGAGGGACTCAACACGTTCAGGGAGGAGGGACGCATCCT GAGACTTCCTAAACGAGTGAAGAGCTTCTTCACAGACGGG tctCTGGACAACCTGGGGACGGCGGAGGAGGTCCGCTCCAAGCGCCACTCCACGTCGGAGCTGGGAAACATCACGTACAGCGACGTGCGGCGGGAGGGATGGCTGCACTTCAAACAGATCCTGACCGAGAAGGGCAAG AAGGTGGGCAGCGGCATGCGTCCGTGGAAGCGGGTCTTTTCGGTCCTCCGCTCCCACTCGCTGTTCCTCTACAAGGACAAGCGGGAGGCGGTGCTCCGCGGCGCCACCATCGGCGGCTCGGCCGAGGACGAGCAGCCCATCAGCATCCGCGGCTGCCTGGTGGACATCGCCTACAGCGAGACCAAGCGCAAGCACGCCCTCCGGCTCACCACCCAGGACTTCTGCGAGTACCtgctgcaggcggaggaccgcgaGGACATGCTGGACTGGATCAAGGTCATCAGGGAGAACAGCAAGACCGACagcgag GAGCTCGGATTTTCCAGACAGGCGCTGATCAATAAGAAGCTGAATGATTACAGGAAGCAAAG TCCAACGGCCGGAAAGCCGGACTCGTCTCCCCGGATGCCGCGCATGAAGCCGCCGTTCCTCCTCAACAAGACGGAAAACGCTGCCGGAGCTCCGCGATCCCCGAAACCAGAGGGTAAAG AGGAGAGCAGCCCGCCCAAGTCTCCGTGGGGAATCAACATcatgaagaagacgaagaaggcGGGGCCCAAAGCCTTCGGCGTGCGGTTAGAGGAGTGTCAGCCCGGAGCCAACAACAAG TTCATCCCCATGATCGTGGAGATCTGCTGCGGCCTTGTGGAGGAGATGGGCCTGGAGTACACCGGGATCTACCGGGTCCCCGGGAACAACGCGCTGGTgtcgctgctgcaggagcagctcaaCAAGGGCGTCGACATCAACCCGGCCGAGGAG AAGTGGCAGGACCTCAACGTCGTCAGCAGTTTGCTCAAGTCCTTCTTCAGGAAACTTCCGGAGCCGCTCTTCACGAACG ACAAGTACAACGACTTCATCGACGCCAATCGGATGGAAAACGCGTCAGAGCGACTGAAGACCATGAAGAAACTC ATTCGAGACCTCCCCGATCATTACTACCACACTCTGAAGTTCCTGGTCTGTCACTTGAAGACGGTCGCCGACAACTCCGACAAAAACAAG ATGGAGCCTCGGAACCTGGCTCTGGTCTTCGGCCCCACGCTGGTTCGGACGTCCGAGGACAACATGAAAGACATGGTGACGCACATGCCCGACCGCTACAAGATCGTGGAAACGCTCATCCAACAC TGCGACTGGTTTTTCACCGAGGAGTCGGACAAGGATGAGAAG ACGCCGGTGGACACGGAGGACGTGCAGCCCGTCCCCAACATCGACCACCTGCTGTCCAACATCGGCCGGACCGCCCTGCTCGGGGAGGCCTCAG ACTCAACCAACAGTGACTCTGCGAAATCAAAG GGGTCGTGGGGGTCAAAGAAGGACCTGACGGCCAAGGACTTCCTGACTCTGTCCATCATGTCTGCCGTCACCGGGCGCAAGCGCAGGAAGCGCCACAACGCCCGCCGCGTGGGCAGCAGCACCGACGACGACTCCGAGCACGAGCCCGGCAAGGCGGGGCGACTGggggccgaggaggaggaggaggaggaggaggaggaagaggaggcggagtcGCCGGTGGGAGACACGGCTCCTCGcgcagagggagaggaggacgaggaagacgaggaagaagaggaggaggaggacgaggatgaggaaGTCGTAGAAGGCGGAACGAaagaggaggtggaagaggaggcggcgccggcggcggctgCCGGTCCGCCCCGCcgcaaagaggaagaggaggcgggaGGAAGGCCGGCGGCCGTGCTGCtgtcggaggaggagggccCGGCAGAGGGGAAGGGGCCGCGGTGGCGAGCGCCGGACGACGCCCGCTCCATCGTGTCCGGCTACTCCACCCTGTCCACGCTGGGGCGGAGCCTGGGctcggaggggaggggggacgaCGCGGACGACGAGCACAGCGAGCTGGTGAGCGAGACGGACAACGAGAGCGGCTTCGCCTCGCGCTCGCTCACCCAGGAGAGACCCGACAAGACGCCCGCCAGCGCCCCGCCCCCGGCCGCCGGCGCCCCGCCCCCACGCAGCTTCCTCTACACTCACTGCAAACCCCCCGCGGTCACGCCCGCCGggccccccgccccgcccgccgCTCTCACGGTCACTCCGGACGGCGGCGAGGGCGGCGCCCGCTCCGCCACGCCGTCGTCCTCGTccttctcctcgtcctccgcctCCCAGCGGCTCCACTCCCGCCCCTCCTTCAACTCCCACAAGCTCATCCAGTGCGACACGCTGGCCCGCAAGAAGGCCAAGGCCCgctccctggacctgctggagctgtcgggggcggggccgggagAGGGCGGGGCCAGCCCGGGCCAGGAGCCCGCccccagagggaggagggacgcCTCCAGGACCAACCCCTCCTCGGGCAGCAGCCAGGAGAGCCTGCGTCCGGCCCGGCCCCGagcggccccgccccccagcgAGGCCGCCTCCTTCGCCCCCGCCGGCCCGGCGGGCGGCCGCTCCCTCGCCGAGCAGGTGCGCGCCCGCCTGCTGGGCTCGGCCGACGACCTGCGCAGCGTGGGGCTGCGGAAGCCGCTGTCGCCCGAGACGCGCAGGAAGAGGCGGGCGTGGCGCCGGCACACCGTGGTGGCCTCCCCCACCGAGGCGTCGGAGAAGAGGCCCCCCCTCGCCGTCACCGAGTTCCCCCTGTCCCCCGTCGCCGCCGGCCAGGGCAAAGCCGGGCCCGACCACGGGCCGGCCGGGCGTCAGGTGCCCCCCTCTCGCTTCCACCAGTACCTGTGA